A genome region from Polyodon spathula isolate WHYD16114869_AA chromosome 19, ASM1765450v1, whole genome shotgun sequence includes the following:
- the LOC121294527 gene encoding leucine-rich repeat-containing protein 61-like yields MLLSACLLGLRKLENIRLKDFSNPVCKNVSRRNTILEMFPNIRVVDGEMVTGRGSDLYHLCRDIDDSLKGLYKNGSEAEIPDCKPWVEEGYWDPKWSNNAIIDEAYKQFHDVLHECKLLNNRASHVITQTERALSNKNPTKHCVL; encoded by the exons ATGCTATTAAGTGCG TGTCTTTTGGGTTTAAGAAAGCTGGAGAATATTAGACTCAAAGACTTCAGCAATCCAG tgtgcAAGAACGTATCCCGTAGAAACACAATACTAGAAATGTTTCCAAATATCAGGGTGGTGGAtg GGGAAATGGTGACTGGCAGAGGCAGTGATTTATATCATTTATGCAGGGACATCGATGACTCACTGAAAG GTCTTTATAAAAACGGATCTGAGGCAGAGATACCAGACTGCAAGCCTTGGGTTGAAGAGGGTTATTGGGATCCTAAGTGGTCAAACAATGCAATCATTGACGAAGCCTACAAACAATTTCATG atgttCTGCATGAATGCAAACTGCTCAACAACAGGGCCTCCCATGTAATTACTCAAACAGAAAGAGCTTTGAGCAACAAGAATCCAACAAAGCACTGTGTGCTATAA